From a region of the Impatiens glandulifera chromosome 4, dImpGla2.1, whole genome shotgun sequence genome:
- the LOC124936596 gene encoding H/ACA ribonucleoprotein complex subunit 2-like protein: protein MGSDSEAERSAQKDDKKKKMAITLAPIAKPLAGKKLTKKAFKLVRRAAEHKCLKRGVKEVVKSIRRGNKGLCIIAGNISPIDVITHVPILCEDSEIPYIYVTSKEELANAGSTKRPTCCVLIQTKPAKGELGKEEQEKLKAEFDQVVTEVSEITSSMF from the exons ATGGGAAGCGATAGCGAAGCGGAAAGATCGGCACAGAAGgatgacaagaagaagaagatggcgATAACTCTCGCACCCATTGCTAAACCTCTTGCTGGGAAGAAGCTCACTAAAAAAGCTTTCAAGCTTGTCCGCCGAG CTGCAGAGCATAAATGTCTTAAAAGAGGAGTTAAGGAGGTAGTTAAAAGCATCCGTCGTGGAAACAAAGG ATTGTGTATCATAGCAGGAAACATTTCACCTATTGATGTGATAACTCATGTTCCAATCCTATGTGAAGACTCTGAAATTCCCTATATTTATGTTACATCAAAGGAA GAACTTGCAAATGCTGGTTCAACTAAGAGGCCTACATGCTGTGTCCTAATCCAAACTAAGCCTGCAAAAGGTGAACTGGGTAAAGAGGAACAAGAAAAGCTCAAGGCTGAATTTGATCAAGTGGTAACAGAGGTTTCTGAAATTACTTCATCAATGTTCTGA
- the LOC124935305 gene encoding transcription factor TCP13-like: protein MSSKENGLHPKLENQMNGQSNKRSSSSRRWSSCRNPRIVHASPLSGSKDRHSKVSTIRGLRDRRIRLSVPTALQLYNLQERLNLNQPSKVIDWLLEETKHEIDNLPPLHFPPFSSNSISHELNVCHPPSYHSSFDLNQTHTNQDTSKRPNLEQDSRMSSEKNEYTILNQQGGGVNENYTNNINFAIPIFPNNVIIPSNPYLNWEFFPFVRHGVVSQAEGAAYAGQQVLAQNQYSSTIGPRPENENRKHKQMIQNNLQVVTSLSSMNPLSSMFNLRPQMQ, encoded by the coding sequence ATGTCTTCAAAAGAAAATGGTCTTCATCCGAAACTTGAAAATCAAATGAATGGTCAATCCAACAAACGTTCATCGAGTTCAAGACGATGGTCTTCTTGTAGGAATCCAAGGATTGTTCATGCTTCACCCTTATCTGGATCAAAAGATAGACATAGCAAGGTAAGTACAATAAGAGGTTTAAGAGATAGGAGAATTAGGTTATCTGTGCCCACAGCTCTTCAATTATACAATCTTCAAGAGAGGCTAAACCTTAATCAACCTAGCAAAGTTATAGATTGGTTGCTTGAAGAAACTAAACACGAAATCGATAATCTTCCACCACTTCATTTCCCACCTTTTTCTTCAAACTCGATTTCTCATGAGTTGAATGTATGTCATCCTCCATCTTATCATTCCTCATTCGATTTGAACCAAACACACACAAATCAAGACACATCTAAGAGACCAAATCTTGAACAAGATAGCCGCATGTCGAGCGAAAAGAATGAGTACACAATTTTAAACCAACAAGGAGGAGGTGTTAATGAAAATTACACTAATAACATCAATTTCGCCATTCCTATCTTTCCAAACAATGTCATAATTCCAAGCAATCCTTATTTGAATTGGGAGTTCTTCCCATTTGTGAGACATGGAGTTGTCTCGCAAGCAGAAGGCGCCGCCTATGCTGGCCAACAGGTATTGGCTCAGAACCAATATTCTTCCACTATTGGACCTCGGCCAGAgaatgaaaatagaaaacacAAACAGATGATTCAGAACAATCTTCAAGTTGTGACGAGCCTCTCTTCGATGAATCCACTTTCTTCAATGTTCAATCTTCGCCCACAAATGCAATAG